The region TCCAGATCCGTGCTCTGGTAGGGCAGGCCACCGATTCCCAGCGGCGGTCCGGGGGGCAGCTCCGGATGGTCGACGACACCCGTGTGCGGCTCGACGACCAACAGCACCGACTCCCCGGCCCGCGCCAGACTGCACTTCCCCGAGACGGGGTCGTACACCGCGTACAGGCAGGTCACGCCCAGGGCCTCGTCGGCCTTCGGTCTCAGGTGGCCCGGGCCTTGGCCGGCTCCGCGCTCGTGCGCGGTCTGCTCGACCAGGTCGTCCAGGCGGGACAGGAGCTCGTCCGGGCTCAGGTCCAGCCGGGCCAGCACGCGTACACCCGTGCGCAAGCGGCCCATGGTGGCCGCGGCGCGCAGGCCGTGACCGAGCACGTCCCCGACGACCAGGCCGACCCGGGTGCCCGACAGGGGGATGAGGTCGTACCAGTCGCCGCCCACCCCGGACCCGCTGTCGGCGGGCAGGTAGCGGCTCGCCGCGTCGACGGCGGCGTGCGGCGGCAGGCGGCCCGGCAGCAGGCTCCGCTGGAGTTTGAGGGCCACGGCGTGGCCACGGGTGACCAGCGGCATCAGCAGGAGACCGAGCAGCAGGGCGCCCAGGCCCAGGACGGTGACCCCGCCCGTCCTTCCGATCAGCGGCAGGTCGACGCTGGTCCTGCCGTATTCGGCCTTCGCGTAGACGACGAAGGTGGCGTAGAGGAACAACAGGAGCATCATCAGCCCGCCGAGCCCCGGCAACACGCCCTTGAAGATCAGGTCTCTGGCGCTGCGGGTGAGGACCTTGCGGTGGTACCAGACGCAGGCGAAGCCGGTCAGTCCGTACTGGAACGCGATCGCGAGACCGACCGAGTCGATCGAGTCGGCCAGGACGTTCTGGCTGAACGACGACAGCAGGACCAGCACGGCGATCGACACCGCGCCCATGCCGATGGTTCCCCAGGTCGGGGTGAGAAATCTGCGGTGGACCCGGGCGAACCGGGCGGGGACGGCCTTGTGGACCGCCATGGAGAAGACGGTCCTGGCCAGGGGCAGGATGGTGGTCTCCGCGGAAGCCAACGCCGAGGTCAGCACCATCAGGATCAACAGTCTCGACAGAAGCAGCCCCGTGCCGTCGCCCCCGAACACGGCGTCGCCCAGTCCGGAGAACACATCGTTCGCGTTGTGCGCGTTGCCGAGCCCGATGCCCGAGGTGCCGACTCCCGCGAACGCCTGCGACGAAGTGGACACCAGCCCGTAGATGATCAGGAGCAGCACAGTGGACATGACCGCGGCGCGCCCCGGGACGCACCTGCTGTCGACGGTTTCCTCGTTGACCGTGAACGCGGTGTCCCAGCCCCAGTAGATGAAGACACCCGCGAGGATGCCCGAGGTCAGCGCCCTTGCCGAGGGCACCTCGAACGGGTTGAACCAGGAGGCGGAGACGTGGATCGCCGTCGGGGGAGGGTCGGTGTAGACCTTGACCAGTGCGGCGACGGCGAACAGGACCAGCATCGCCACTTCCAGGCACAGCAGCCAGCGCTGGACAGCCGCCGAGAACTCGATGCCGACGTAACAGATCGCGGTCAGCACGACGATCCAGGCGATGCCCGCCACGGTGGTCCACAGTCGGCTCTCCGCCAGTCCGTCCAGGCCCACCAGCCGGAAGCCGTAGGCGGCGGCGATCTCGGCGAGGCTCGCCATGACGATGATGTTGGCGACGATGAGGCCCCAGCCGCCCATCCAGCCGGTGCGCGGTCCGAAGGCGCGGGTGGCCCAGGTGAAGGTGGTCCCGCAGTCGGCGTTGCTCGCGTTGAGCTCCCGGTAGGCGTACGCGACCAGCAGCATCGGGATGAACGCCAGCATGGTGACGATCGGGGCCTGCAGTCCGACCCCGGCCACGATGATGCCCAGCGTGGCGGCAAGACTGTATGCCGGGCCGGCGGAGGCCAGGCCCATGGCCACCGAGGAGAACATGCCCAGGGCGTCGTTCTTGAGCCCTTTCCGGCCGGACCCCGTACCGGGAGCGGGGCGGCTTGCAGACTCGGCGCCGCCAAAGTGCCTCACACTTGATTCCAACGCCGGGCCACTCCCCTCCGCAACAGCGCAGGGGCAGCAGAAAGGCCCGAATCGGACTCGGACCCACTCCACCAGTGAGTGGAAGTCCACCACTGAGCGGATGTCCGAGGCACCTCCGGGCGGATGTCCGAGGCACCTCCGGGCGGATGTCCGGGGCACGTCTGAACACCGCCAAGGCCTCGATCACCCGATCGAGTCCCGCGCCCACCTCAGTGCGCGTGACCGCTCCCTGCGGGGGCCGGTGCGGCGTTCTCGACCGTCAGTGGCAGAAGCTTCTGAGCTGCGGCTGTGGACTTGATCAACGCTGCGACTGCGACCTTGCCGCGATCCACCGATGAGTTCCGCCTGCTGCGCCGGTCTACCGGGACGTACGCCATCGAGCCACCGACTGGAGACCCACCATGACCAATCCCGCACACCCCGGCCGCATGCTGTTCGTGAACATCCCCGTAGCCGACCTCGATCGCAGCAAGGAGTTCTTCGCCAAGCTCGGGTTCAGCTTCAATCCGAAGTTCACCGACGAGACCGCCGCCTGCATGCTGGTCGGCGAGCACGCCTTCGTCATGCTGCTCAGCCGCGAGAAGTTCGCGGAGTTCGCGAAACTGCCGATGGCCGATCCCACCACGCACACGCTGGCGTTGTACTGCTTCAGCGTGTCGTCCCGCGATGAGGTCGACACGGTCAGCGCCACCGCGCTCGCGGCGGGCGGCTCCGAGGCGGATGGCGCCGAGGACTACGGTTTCATGTACTCACGCAGCTTCTTCGACCTCGACGGCCACGGCTGGCAGGTCATGTGGATGGACCCGGCGGCGGCGGAGCAGGGCCCCGAGGCGTTCGCGGCCTCCACGCAGGACGCCGTCACCCCGGCCTGACCCACCGCGTTCCGCACCTGCGCCGTCGTCGTGCGGCCGACCGCCACGCCGAGAGCCCCTCCCGGACGGGGAGGGGCTCAAAGGCCACACAGCCTCGCACAAGCCTGGAACGGGCCCTCAGATCCACTCCACCTCGGAGACGATGTGCAAGGCACTCCCAGGACCCGGCAGGGGCGTCCGAGAGGACACCGACGGCGCCGACGGGCGAGGGGGCGAAGCGCCCACCGCGGCCGAGTGAGGACGAGGTGGCGGCCGTGATTTCGAGTACCTCGCTCACCTCAGTGCGCGTGACCGGTCCCTGCGGGGGCCGGTGCGGCGTTCTTGACCGTCAGCGGCAGCAGCTTCTTGCCCGTCGGGCCGATCTGGATACTCGTATCCATCTGCGGGCGGACGCCCACTCACCGCCGCGACCTGACCTGCCGAACGATCAGATATCGCCCTGGACGAGGGCATGCAGATGCTCGTCATGCCATCCGTCCGCGTGCAGCAGCGCACTG is a window of Streptomyces sp. NBC_00271 DNA encoding:
- a CDS encoding amino acid permease; its protein translation is MFSSVAMGLASAGPAYSLAATLGIIVAGVGLQAPIVTMLAFIPMLLVAYAYRELNASNADCGTTFTWATRAFGPRTGWMGGWGLIVANIIVMASLAEIAAAYGFRLVGLDGLAESRLWTTVAGIAWIVVLTAICYVGIEFSAAVQRWLLCLEVAMLVLFAVAALVKVYTDPPPTAIHVSASWFNPFEVPSARALTSGILAGVFIYWGWDTAFTVNEETVDSRCVPGRAAVMSTVLLLIIYGLVSTSSQAFAGVGTSGIGLGNAHNANDVFSGLGDAVFGGDGTGLLLSRLLILMVLTSALASAETTILPLARTVFSMAVHKAVPARFARVHRRFLTPTWGTIGMGAVSIAVLVLLSSFSQNVLADSIDSVGLAIAFQYGLTGFACVWYHRKVLTRSARDLIFKGVLPGLGGLMMLLLFLYATFVVYAKAEYGRTSVDLPLIGRTGGVTVLGLGALLLGLLLMPLVTRGHAVALKLQRSLLPGRLPPHAAVDAASRYLPADSGSGVGGDWYDLIPLSGTRVGLVVGDVLGHGLRAAATMGRLRTGVRVLARLDLSPDELLSRLDDLVEQTAHERGAGQGPGHLRPKADEALGVTCLYAVYDPVSGKCSLARAGESVLLVVEPHTGVVDHPELPPGPPLGIGGLPYQSTDLELPPGSLVALFTGGLLQAADSRDAGLAQLSRIIADHRASLEELCDRAVNTLLPGAVDEDATLLVARTRLLDRNQFTQWELPPDPAAVATIRTAVGKQLRDWGLDDLTFASELIVSELVTNVIRYVGGPIQVRLIRDRTLICEVSDTGHTTPNLRHAANDDEGGRGLFIIAQMTHHWGTRYTPTGKTIWTEQDLPPTDGH
- a CDS encoding VOC family protein, giving the protein MTNPAHPGRMLFVNIPVADLDRSKEFFAKLGFSFNPKFTDETAACMLVGEHAFVMLLSREKFAEFAKLPMADPTTHTLALYCFSVSSRDEVDTVSATALAAGGSEADGAEDYGFMYSRSFFDLDGHGWQVMWMDPAAAEQGPEAFAASTQDAVTPA